The DNA window GGGCAGCATCCGCTTCCACAATCCTGACAACACCACCTTTGCCGTCGCCGTCTCCGGGCCGATCGAGGTCAACAGTCCGCATGCGACATTACGCGCTGCACTCGCCGGCATCGGGATCGCCCTTATTCCCGATTTCATCGCCCGCAGGCCGATCGAGAGCGGCGAGCTGGTGACGCTGTTTAATGATTACATTCCGACCGACCGCGGCATCTATGCCGTCTACCCGCACCGGCGCTACCTGCCGGCCAAGGTGAGAATCTTCGTCGATTACCTGCACAACTGGTTCAAGAAGCATCCGTGAGATTTGGATGGCACAGACCGGCCTGGCCGGACGATGGGATGATGCCGAACGCCATCAACCGACAAGCCGGTCCCAATTCCGTCCCAATTTCTCGTAAGAACTCGGGTCGAGCGAATAGGGCAGCGGGACGCATGAACAAATCCATACCATTGATGACCGCGCTGCTTTCGCTGGCGCCGGCAGCGGCATTTGCACATCCGCACATCTTCGTGGAGGCGCGGCTCGAAGTCCTGGCCGGCGCTGACGGCAGCATCGAGGAACTGCGCAATGTCTGGCGCTTTGACGAGGTCTTCTCCTCCTCGGTCGTCATGGATTTCGACAAGAACACTGATCTGAAACTGGAGCCGAACGAACTCGCGCAGGTCGGTAACACGGTGAAGCAATCGCTTGCCGATTACGACTACTACATGAACCTGACGATCAACGGGAAGAGCGTCACCGTCCAACAGCCTGACGTCATCCATGTCGACTATAAGAACGGCCAGCTCCTGATGTTCTTTGCGGTCAAGCCTGTGGAAAAGATGCCGCTCAAGGGCAGGCTTACGTTCGGCGTCTACGATCCGACGCTCTATACGTCGATCGATTTTCCCACAGACAACGAGCTGGCAACGGTCGGCGACAGCTTGAAGGCCTGCAAACACCAAGTGGTGAGGCCGGATGCCGACGAGGTGATCTCGCAAAACAAGCAGTCCCTGACGGACGCCTTCTTTACCGACCCCACCGGCACCAACATGTCCAAACTCTTCGCCACCCGGCTGGAGCTCACATGCTGATAAGAAGCCCGTCCCTCATCTTTCCCGCAGCACTCCTCACGCTCCTGATGGCTGCAAGCCTCGCCCATGCGCAATCGCCGCTCGGCATCGGCACGGCCGAACCGAGTTTTCAACCGACGGGTGGGCCTTTCGCGCCGCTTTTGCTCTACGTGAATTATGAACAGCAGGCCTTCTATCGGGCGCTGACCGGTGCGTTGAAGGGCATGCGGGAGGACCCGTGGCAACTGACATCGCTGGTCGGCCTTTCCTTCGCCTACGGCGTCTTCCATGCCGCCGGCCCTGGCCATGGCAAGGCGGTCATCTCCTCCTACATGATCGCCAACGAGGTTGAACTGAAGCGTGGCGTGGTGATTTCCTTCATTTCGGCTTTCATCCAGGGAGTCGCCGCCGTGGCATTGGTCGGCGGTGCCTGGCTGGTTTTGCGCGGCACCGGCATTACGCTGACGACAGCCACTCACGCCATGGAAATCGCAAGCTTCGTCATGGTCATCCTCTTCGGCGGCTGGCTGCTGTTCCGCAAACTGCGTTCGATGGCGAGCAATCTGCCGCGCCGGCGGCTGGTGGCGACGTCGGCCGGTCCGGTTTCCATGATGCTCGATTGGAAGGATAATGCAGCCGAACGCCAGGCCTATGCCTTCAACGGCAAGGCGCAGGCCGTGGATGCCGGCCACAACTTCCTTCCCGGAATGGTCTGCGAGACCTGCGGCAATACGCACGTGCCTAATCCGGCCCTGCTCGCCGGCGACAGGTTCAGCGCTCGAGAAGCCTGGTCGGCGATCGTGGCCGTCGGCCTTCGACCCTGCTCCGGGGCTTTGCTTGTCATGACTTTCTCGCTTCTGAACGGCCTCTATCTCGGCGGCGCGCTTTCGGTTGCTGCCATGTCGCTCGGCACGGCGATCACCGTTTCCGTGCTTGCGACGCTTGCCGTCACCGCCAAGGGTGCGGCGGTCCGCCTCTCCGGACGCGGCTCGACGGCTTCGGTCTGGGTTGGCAACGCAATTGAAATCCTCGGCGCCCTGCTCGTCATCCTGATGGGCGTCCTGCTGCTCGGGGCTTCCCTGCAGGGATAGGCTATTTTCCTCTGCCGCGCTGGTAGCGCGCCCGCAGCCAGAACACCGCAAAAAACGCCATGATCAGGCAGACGCCGACGGCAATCGCCAGCACTGGGGAGAAATTGCCGATCCATAGAACGATGGTCGGCAGAAAATAAAGGACGAGACCGGCGCCCAGAAGAATGACGGCGGCGGCGATCGCCTGCGAGCGGCTTTCCGGGCTCACGCGAGCCTTTCCTTTTCCAGATCGGCACGAATATCCTGCAGGCGCCGGACCTGTTTGCCGGTCGCGTCGAAATTTTCGGGCGAAAGCCAGGCTTCGAAGGCCTGGTTAATCAGCGGCCATTCGGCGTCGATCATCGAGAACCAGGCAGTGTCGCGGTTGCGGTGCTTGGAAATCATGTGCTGGCGGAACACGCCTTCGAAGCTGAAGCCGTAGCGCAGAGCCGTCGTCTTGCTCGCTTCATTCTTGTTGTCGCATTTCCATTCGTAGCGGCGGTAGCCGAGATCTTCGAAGACGTGCTTGGCCATGAGGTAGTGCGCCTCGGTGGACAGCGGCGAACGGCTCATGTCGGGACCATGGGCCACCCCGCCGATCTCGACGACGCCGTTGGCCGGGTCCGCGCGCATATAGTTCGCCATGCCGACAATCTTGCCGGTGGCGTTGTCGCGGAAGATATGGGTGAGCCAGTTGGACTTGGTGTGGACGGTTTCCAGCCAGTTGGCGAAATCCTCGATGCCAGTGAAGTCGTCCTGCGCGAAATAAAGAAGCAGCGGGTTGATGCCCATGCCCCCTAACCCCTTCCACAGCGCTTCGAGATGTTGCTCGCGTCGATAGGGCTCAACGGTAACGAAACGGCCCTTCAGTGTGACCGGCTTCGGCGCCGGGCAGCCCTTGAAATTTGCAAGATCGCGCATGTTCACTCCCCTTCTCGGCAGAGTGGATAGGCCAGCCGCCCGACAAAGGCAACCGGCCTAGATGTTACTGTGACAAGGTCGTCTTTGCGGACGACACCGTCGCCTCGATATGGTCGACCAATTGGTCGGCGAGGCCGAGACGGCCCGCAAGCAGATCGAGATAACCGCGCTCGGCGCGCGAATCCGGCTCGATGGTGAGCCGCGAAGCGGTGTAGAGTTCGACGCGCTGTTCTTCCGTCACCGCCGCAGCGACGATCGCGTCAATATCCGTCGGCGACGCGAGTTCGCGCTCGATGAAGGCTGCAGCCTCGCCACTGACATCGGCGGCCTTGATCTTGTCCATGATTAGGGCGCGTTCGGCGCCATCGATGTGGCCGTCGGCCTTGGCTGCGGCGATCATCGCGCGGATCAGCACCAGCACGAATTCGTTGCTGCCGGCAGGCGACGCCGGCCCGAAGCCGGAGTCAACAGGCGGCGGCAGGAGAACCGGGTTGTTTGCCGACGGCGCATCCGACGAGGCCGCGGGGGCTTGGCCCGCCTGGTAATTCTTATAGGCCTGATAACCAAGGCCGGCTATGGCGGCAAGACCGCCGATCGCCAGTGCATTGCCGGCAATGCTGCGGCCGGTCTTGGTGCCGAGAAGCACGGCTGCGATCGCACCGCTCTTCATCGGATTGTTCTTTGCCGTCTGCATGGCCTCGCCCGCCCTGTCTCGGACCGAACCGCCGACACCCGGCACCTGCGAACCCAAGAACTGGTCGAGAAGCTTCTTTGCGTCGAACATTCCTCGTCATCTCCTGTTTGAGGCTGGAGGAGAACATAGGTTTGCGACGGCTGAAATACAAATACTGCGCGTGATGATCGCGCCTGGCGCTCATCCCAGCCCTTGCGACCTCAGGCTTTCAGAGCCGCGGCCTCTGCTGCAAGTTTGGTGATCCCCGCCCAGTCGCCGGCTGCGACCAATTCCTTTGGCGCAACCCAGGAACCACCAACACAGACGACGTTCGGCAACGAGAGATAATCTCGGGCGTTCTTAAGTGAAATGCTACCTGTCGGGCAGAACAGTGTGCCGGCGAGCGGCGAAGAGAGCGCCTTGAGGTAAGCGGCACCACCGGCCTGTTCGGCCGGAAAGAACTTCAGCACCTGGTAGCCTTCTTCGCGCAACGCCATGACTTCGCTGGCAGTGGCAGCTCCGGGAAGCAACGGCACATCGGAATCTGCAGCGGCATCGAGCAGTTCCTGCGTCGTGCCTGGACTGACGATAAATTTCGAACCGGCCTCGACGGCCGCCTGCCAATGGGCGGCATTCAGGATCGTGCCGGCACCGACTTCGGCGCCCTCGACCTCGGCGGCGACGGCACGCACCGCCTCGAGTGCCGCCGGCGTGCGCATGGTGATTTCGATTGCTTTCAAGCCGCCTGCGACGAGCGCCCGGGCAAGCGGCACCGCCGATTTGGCATCGTCGACAATCAAGACGGGAACGACCGGCTGGAGTTTCAGGATGGAAAGGAGCTTCTCTGTTTTGTCGCCCATGGTCGCACAACCTCCTTGAAACGATTGAAAATTTGCATCCCGAATAACGTCCCCGCCGAACCTTGTCGAGCTAAAACCGAGTTGCCTGAGAAGAAGGGTATGAAATGCTTGGAAATTGGTCTACCGTGCAGCAATCGTCACAAAAGGTTCACTGACATGGCGAAAGAGATCGAGCGGAAATTTCTCGTACGCAGCGATGGATGGCGTTCCGCCGTCGAGACCAAGTCTGTCCTCAGGCAGGGTTACATCGCCTCGATGGACGACCGTTCCGTTCGGGTCCGCATCCTCGACGGCAGGAAAGCGAGACTGACGATCAAGATCGGCCGCAGCGCCATTACTCGCGACGAATTCGAATACGATATCCCCGTCGCCGATGCCGAAGAGCTGTTGCAGAACGCAATCGGCATCGTCATCGAGAAAACGCGCTACCGCGTTCCCCATGAGGGCTTCGTCTGGGAAGTTGACGTCTTTGCCGGCGAACATCGCGGACTGGTGATTGCCGAAGTGGAGATGGCGGCGGAAACCGACAAGCCAGCCCTGCCCCTCTGGCTCGGCCGCGAAGTGACCGGCGATTTCCGCTATTCCAACCAAGCCCTTGCCACCGAATACGGGCACGACAGGCATGGCCTATCGCATTCGGCCTGACGCCGATTTCACCCAGGCATTCAGGGGCGTCGCGGCCGAGCAACTGGAAAGCGCCATCACCTTTCTCGAAGAGCGGCCGGACGGCGCGCACGAGGCGATCCATTCCTTCCGGAAAAACCTGAAACGATTGCGCTCGCTCTACCGGCTCGTCGCGCGCGAGGTGCCTGACTTTCAGAAGCAAGAAAATGCAAGGCTGCGCGATGCCGCGCGCTCGCTTTCGGCAATCCGGGACGCTGCCGCGCTCATCGGCACTGCGCAATATCTGCAGCATTCAGCCCGCGGCAAAGAGGAAAGCGAAGCCCTCGGCCGGATCGTCACCATTCTCGAGGGGCGCCGTGACTGGATGGCGGAGGCCGAAAGGGGTCTGGAACAGCGGCTGATCGAAACCTCAGGCGTGCTGAAGGAGGCGATCACCGCTTTGGACGGGATCTCCTTCGATGGCAGCCACCGCAGGAATGCCCGCATGCTGGCGAAGAGCTGGCGCCGCACCGCCCGCAAGGCCAAGGCCGCGCTTGCCGGCTGCCACGGTGATGCATCGGCCGACAATTTCCATGATCTGCGCAAACGCACCTACGACTATCGGCTCTACCACGCTCTTTTGCGAGACATCTGGCCGGGCGCGATGAAGGCCAAGCGCGATGCTGCCAAGGAGCTCGTCGAGGATCTCGGCCACATCCATGACCTAGTCGTGCTCTGCGAACTGGTCGAAGCCGAGCCACAGCTCTTCACCCGCAACGACGATCTGGCGCATCTTCTCGACGCGATCATCTTCCGCCAACAGGAAGACCGGCGGCAAGCCCTCGTCAAGGCCGAAGCCGTCTTCGCCGATGATCCCGACGAGGAATCGGAGCGTATCGAACTTCTCTGGCTGACCGTCGGGAACTGAGAGACGGCGCATCTGGAAATGTCGCCAGACCCCATTGACCTCAACCAATCTTGAGGTCCTAGCCTCCGGTAATCGACCAAAGGAACCTAGCCGCGAGGAAGAAATGTTTGCAGAAAATGCCGCGATGCCAAGTGTGCTCGGGCTCTACGAGACCCATCTGACGGTTGCGGGTCTCAAGACCTCCGTGGATTTCTACCGCGATGTCGTCGGACTGGAACCCGCGGCGTCGTTCGAGGAACGCAAGGTCGCCTTCCTCTGGGTGGACGACAGGAAGACTGGTATGCTCGGCCTCTGGGAAAGCGGAACCGGCCCCCTGAAGATGCGGCTGCATATCGCTTTCCGCATGACTGTCGATGGTGTGCTGCAGGCGCCTGCCCGTCTCAAGGCAAAAGGCGTCGAACCTCTCGGCTTCACCGGCCAACCGGCAACCGAGCCGGTCGTTTTAGGCTGGATGCCGGCGCTGTCGATCTATTTCAAGGATCCGGATGGGCATCCGATCGAGTTCATCAGCATTCTCGACGATGCGCCCGATCGAAATTTCGGCGTGCAACCGCTTTCCGAATGGAAGGCAAAGCCGTGATCGGTCCCCGTCAGGGGAATTGCGCGGTCCGGTGATTTTCTGTATTTCCGGCGCATGACCGACAGCCAGACACACACCAGCCCGTTCCTAGTGGCGGCGCTCTACCATTTCGTTTCCCTGCCGCGCTTTGCAAGCCTGCAGGTTCCGCTGCAGGCGCTGTGCGAGGAGAACGGCGTCAAGGGAACGCTGCTTTTGGCGCATGAGGGCATCAACGGAACGATCGCGGGGCTGGATGCCGGCGTTCACGCCGTACTCGCCTTCCTGCATGCTCAGCCGGAATTTGCGTGCCTGGAGCACAAGGAAAGCCGCGCCTCGAAAATGCCTTTCCTGCGCATGAAGGTGAAGCTGAAGAAGGAAATCGTCACCATGGGCGTCGAAGACATCGACCCCAACAAGGTGGTCGGCACCTATGTGGCGCCCAAGGACTGGAACGCGCTGATCTCCGACCCCGATACGATCGTCATCGACACCCGCAACGATTATGAGACGGCGATCGGTACCTTTCGCGGCGCGCTCGACCCAAAGACGAAGACATTCCGCGAATTTCCGGATTGGGTGCGCCGGAATACCGGGCTGCACAACAAGCCGAAAGTCGCCATGTATTGCACTGGCGGCATACGCTGCGAGAAGGCCACAGCCTTCATGAAGGCTGAGGGTTTCGACGAGGTCTATCATCTGAAAGGCGGCATCCTGAAATATCTGGAGGAAGTGCCTCAGGAAGAAAGCCTCTGGGACGGCGCCTGCTTCGTATTCGATGAGCGTGTATCCGTCGAACACGGCCTGAAGGAAGGTGAGCACCGGCTATGCCACGCCTGCCGCAATCCGATCACCGCCGAGGAAATTGCCTCGCCGCTCTATGAGGAAGGCGTTTCCTGCAGCCACTGTTATCACACGCGCACAGAGGATGACCGGCTGCGCTACCGTCAGCGGCAGCATCAGATCGCTCTGGCAAAAAAACGTGGCCAGCGTCATATTGGCAGCTGAGCCTGTTTCTGTTGGACGAGCTTGCCGTCCAAGAATTCGCCGTCAGGCCGCGCCGAGGCGGCGCCGGGTTGACGGCTCCGCAGCACGAAGTTCGTTTAGCATCTCGGTAATCCGCTCGGCCGCCAGGGGCCTTCCGAACAAATAGCCCTGCAGGCAGTCGCAGCCGAACAGGCGCATGGCGACAGCCTGTCCCTCGGTCTCTATGCCTTCAGCCGTCACCGGGATATCGAGCGAGCGTGCGAGCGCCACCGTCGCCTGCAGCATTTCGCGCTGGCGTTTGTCCTCGTTGACGCCCATGACCAGCGAGCGGTCGATCTTGATGCGGTCGAAGCCGAACTGTCTGAGATAGCCGATCGAAGAGAAGCCGGAACCGAAGTCGTCGAGCGCTACCTTGACCCCCAGCCCCTTCAGCCGCTCGATCGACTGGCGGGTACGCTGCGGGTTCTGGATCATATAGCCTTCGGTGATCTCGAGGGTGATGCGGCTGGGCTGGATCTCCGTCTGCTTCAACACGTAGCGCACATAATCGGTGAAGGCGGGATTTCGGAACTGGCCCGGCGAAACGTTGACCGAGACGTCCAGTTCCGGCCACTGCCTGGCCGTTTCGCAGGCCTTGCGCAGCACGAACAGGCCGAGCGATTCGATGAGGCCGCTGGTCTCGGCGATCGGAATGAACAGCTCGGGCGAAACCGGGCCATGGCCCGGACGGTTCCACCGCACCAGCGCCTCGACACCCGTCAGCTCATGCGAGGCCGCATCGACCAGCGGCTGGTAGACGAGTGTCAGGTCGCCGCCTTCAATGGCGATTCTGAGATCGAGCTCGAGCGCATTGCGCTGCTGCCGGTCCGCATCCATCGACGGATCGTAAAGCGTCATGCGCGCACGGCCCGCCTCCTTTGCCTTGTACATTGCAAGGTCGGAACGGCGCACCAGTTCCTCGCGATCAATTGCGCCGGCAGGCGACATGGCGATGCCGATGCTGGCGCCGACGACGACGACACGTCGACCGATTTCCAGCGGCTCGACGAGGAAATCGAGAATTTGCTCGGCAAGCTGCAGGGCGGCGGCATTCTCGCCGTCGGAGAGGAAGGCTATCGCAAATTCATCCCCGCCGATGCGGGCGAGAACCGCGCCCTGTGGGATCAACACCTTGAGCCCAGCCGCGACCGCGCGGATCAACTGATCACCGGTACCGTGTCCATAGCTGTCATTGACTTCCTTGAAGCCATCGAGGTCGAGATAGAGGAGCAGCACGTTGCGCTTGCTCTGGCGCGCTTCGAAGACGAAACGATCGACGGCGAGCCCGAGGCCGTCGCGATTGGAAAGGCCGCTCAGCCTGTCGCGCAGCGCCTCCTCCCGCGCGCTGTTTTCCTCCGCCTTCAGGCGCCGGCCAGCCAGCCAACCGATGACCAGCAGCACCACGAAGAAAAGCCCGACGAGACCGAGCGCCTGGATGACCATCGGCCGCACCTGCGCATAGGCAATATTGCCGGGCGAGCGCGAATTCCAGACGAGCTTGCCGATCGTGGCCCCCGCCGGATCGACGATCGGTACGAGATACTCGGCCTCGAAACTTGGCGACGCCAGCCTCAGACCGCCGATCACATAGGTCTCGCCGAGCCCTGCCACTCTGGCGTCATCGAGATGACGGGCGAAAACAAGGTAGCGGTGCTGACCGGCAGGCACATCAAGCGCGCCAGATTTCTTCCGCACCAATGCCACGCCGACAGCGGCAATGCCGCGTTTGGTGCGAACGAAACCGACTGCCTGGGGAGTATCGGCGGGGCCGGCCGCCTTCACCGCGTCGAACAGTTTCCACAGCGAAGTCGCGAAGAAGTCCGCGGGCGGCTCCTCCATCGGTTTGCCGTCCCGATAGGCCATGATCGAATTCTTCGCGTCATCGATAACGATCGCCATGTCGAAAAGCGAGCTGTTGACCGACATCTCGCCGTAGTTGCTGACCGTCCACGCCATGCCATCGGGCATATAGACGTTGGCGGCGGCATCGTCCCAGGCTGCATAATCGTCTAGCGTCGCACCGAGCTGATCCTCGAAGGTCTTCAACGCGCCGATTGTCGTTTCGCGCGAACGCTCGTCATCTAGGACATTGGCATTTTCAGCCACGCGCTCGATTGCCGTCAACACCATGATGGTGGCGACCGCGACGATGACGGCAAAGGAAAACAACACGCCCGTGACGGTGATGTGACGGCCTATTCCTGAACCCTTGCTCTGCAATTTTCCGAGTATTTGCATTCCGGCTCCCTGACCACCGGACTCTGCCAGCCAAGGGTTCAGAAACGTTTAAGCAACCGTCTGCTGCAGACTTCGGCCGTCTATTTTTTCGCCGTCGGCACGAGCTCAAAGCGAGCACCTGGGGTCGCCTGCCATCGAAGTCAGATGGCCTGCTGACCTGGCTTGTGATTGCCTTTCGGAAATTGCGCCGCGAGTTCGCGATACCATTTGCCGCTCTTCTTCACCATGCGCAGCTGCGTCTCATAATTGACATGGACGAGACCAAAGCGCATGCGATAGCCTTCCGCCCATTCGAAATTATCCATCAGGCTCCAGGCAAAATAGCCGCGCACGGGATAGCCGTCCTTGATGAGGTCGGCCACGGCATCTAGATGGCCGCCGAGATAGTCCAGACGCATCCTGTCGTCGACCTCGCCGTCGACAACATCGGTATTGTCGCATGCGCCGTTCTCGGTGATGTAGCATTCCGGCAGGTCGTAGCGGCGATAGAGGTCCTCGACCAGGAGCTTCAGGCCTGGCGCATAGATTTCCCAGCCGATGTCGGTCTTGACGTCGCTTGCCGGCGGCGCCTTCACCGTCCAAGGGAAATCGCCCTGGCGTTCGGCATCGTCGGCGACCCGCTCGGGCGTGTAGTAGTTCAAGCCCCACCAGTCGAGTTTCTGGCTGATCAGCGTCAGATCGCCGTCCTCGATCACCGGCATGCGGTCACCGAGCGCTTCGACGAATTGCTTCGGATATTCGCCCTTGAAGACAGGATCGAAGAAGGCGCCATTGTGGAACTGATGCGCGCGTTCGCCAGCGGCAAGATCGGCCGGGCTGTCGGAGCCGGGAATGATCGAGGCGGCGTTGAGCACCAGCCCGACCGGCACGTTCGGGGCTTCCGAACGGATCGCCTCGACACCGAGGCCGTGGGCAAGGTTCATGTAATGCATGGCGTGAAGAGCGGCCTGCATATTGCGCTCGCCAGGGGCATGGATGCCGTAGAGGTGGCTCAGCCAGACGATGCACCAGGGCTCATTGAAAGTCGCGACCGCGTCGAGGCGATCGCCGAGGCGGTTCATGACAGTCTTGGCATAACGCTGAAAGGCATAAGCGGTGGAACGCGCCGTCCAGCCTCCATCGCCGGCGAGCAGCAGAGGCAGGTCCCAGTGGTAGAGCGTCGCAAAGGTCTTGATCCCTCGCGCCTTACAACCATCGACAAGACGGTCGTAGAAATCGAGGCCGGCCTCGTTCACCGGGCCTGTGCCCTCGGGAATGATGCGCGGCCAGGCGATGGAGAAACGATAGGCTTCGACGCCCATCTCTTTGATGAGATCCAGGTCCTGCTCCAGCCGGTTGTAGTGGTCGCAGGCAATGTCGCCGTTGTCGCGATTATGGACCCTGCCGGGCATATTGCAGAAAGCGTCCCAAATCGACGGCTTGCGCCCATCGGCCCTGCTGGCACCCTCGATCTGGAAAGCGGCGGTGGCGACGCCAAAGGTGAAATCGCCGGGAAAGCGGCCTGCAAGCGTCTTTGCATCGATCATCTGTAATCCCCGTCTCTCACTGATTGGACTGACCCGTGGGCGGATTTAGCCAAGCCGCATTGCAAAGTACAGGTCTCCACAACGAAAAACTGCAACGTTGCAGTACGAAAGGCAGAGCAGCCATATGGCGCTGTTCCTCGCTCCCAATTGCCATGTTTTCCGCCCCGGCGCTCTCATAACGCGAATGTCAGCAGTCGTGATTTGCTGCCAGGCTCACCATCGCTACACAGCGGAAGACATCGTAGAACATGAAAGGAATCCAATGCTGTCTTCGATCCACCTGTTGCAGCCCCATCTGCTGAGCCTGCTCCGTATCGTCTCGTCGCTCGTGCTTTTCAGTTATGGAACGCAGAAGATCCTGCACTTTCCGGCGGCGGCAAGCGTGCCGCCGATGGGCTCGCTCCCCTGGATCGCCGGGCTGATCGAACTCATCCTCGGCTTCCTCGTCCTGGTGGGATTCCAGACACGCATCGCAGCTTTCGTGCTCTCGGGGCTGATGGCCTTCGCCTATTTTATCGGCCATGCGGGGAAGAGCTTTTATCCCGCGCAGAACGGCGGCGTCGCTGCGATCCTGTTCTGCTTCGTGTTTCTCTATCTGGTGGCGGCAGGCGCCGGCCCACTCAGCGTCGACGGCCTCATGAAGCGCAACCACGCTACGGCCTGAGACATGATGATAAGCCGAGGCGACCCAAGGCCGCCTCGGCATTGCTCACGACTCCGCCCCACACCATCTGAGGCGCGGATCGTCAAAGCTTAGAGTTTCACCCAGGCGCCGTTTTTCTTGGACGAGGCAACGCAGGCCTCGACGAAGGCGACACCCTTCACGCCATCGTCGACGGTGGGATAGACCACCGCCTTATCGACTTCCTTGCCCTTCTTGCGGGCGTTGATCGCATGCGCGGCTTCCGTATAGATCGTCGCAAAAGCTTCGAGGTAACCTTCCGGATGCCCTGACGGCACGCGCGAAACGCGGCCGGCCGCAGCGCCTGCGCCGGCGCCGCCACGGGTGATCAGCCGCTTCGGCTCGCCGAATGGCGTGTACCAGAGGTAGTTCGGATCTTTCTGGGTCCATTCCAGTCCGCCCTTGGTGCCGTAGACGCGAACCATCAGGCCGTTCTCATGGCCCGGCGCCACCTGGCTGCACCAGAGCATGCCCTTGGCCGGCTTCTCCGAACCCTTCGCCTTGAAGCGCAGCATGACATGGGCGTTGTCATCAAGCCGGCGAACGGGCACGAAACTGTCGAGATCGGCGGCAAGGCTGTCGAGCTCCAGACCGGTGATGAAGGAGGCCAGATTATAGGCATGCGTGCCGATATCGCCTGTAGACCCGCCGACGCCGGACTGGGCCGGATCGGTGCGCCAAGCGGCCTGCTTTTGGCCGGTCTGCTCGACCGCTTCCGTCAACCAATCCTGCGGATATTCGGCCTGGACCACCCTGATATCGCCGAGTTCGCCGTTCGCGACCATCTCGCGCGCTTGACGGACCATCGGATAGCCGGTGTAATTATGTGTCAGCACGAAAAGCGCGCCGCTCTCGTCGGC is part of the Rhizobium bangladeshense genome and encodes:
- a CDS encoding DUF1007 family protein, which gives rise to MNKSIPLMTALLSLAPAAAFAHPHIFVEARLEVLAGADGSIEELRNVWRFDEVFSSSVVMDFDKNTDLKLEPNELAQVGNTVKQSLADYDYYMNLTINGKSVTVQQPDVIHVDYKNGQLLMFFAVKPVEKMPLKGRLTFGVYDPTLYTSIDFPTDNELATVGDSLKACKHQVVRPDADEVISQNKQSLTDAFFTDPTGTNMSKLFATRLELTC
- a CDS encoding nickel/cobalt transporter codes for the protein MLIRSPSLIFPAALLTLLMAASLAHAQSPLGIGTAEPSFQPTGGPFAPLLLYVNYEQQAFYRALTGALKGMREDPWQLTSLVGLSFAYGVFHAAGPGHGKAVISSYMIANEVELKRGVVISFISAFIQGVAAVALVGGAWLVLRGTGITLTTATHAMEIASFVMVILFGGWLLFRKLRSMASNLPRRRLVATSAGPVSMMLDWKDNAAERQAYAFNGKAQAVDAGHNFLPGMVCETCGNTHVPNPALLAGDRFSAREAWSAIVAVGLRPCSGALLVMTFSLLNGLYLGGALSVAAMSLGTAITVSVLATLAVTAKGAAVRLSGRGSTASVWVGNAIEILGALLVILMGVLLLGASLQG
- a CDS encoding GNAT family N-acetyltransferase — its product is MRDLANFKGCPAPKPVTLKGRFVTVEPYRREQHLEALWKGLGGMGINPLLLYFAQDDFTGIEDFANWLETVHTKSNWLTHIFRDNATGKIVGMANYMRADPANGVVEIGGVAHGPDMSRSPLSTEAHYLMAKHVFEDLGYRRYEWKCDNKNEASKTTALRYGFSFEGVFRQHMISKHRNRDTAWFSMIDAEWPLINQAFEAWLSPENFDATGKQVRRLQDIRADLEKERLA
- a CDS encoding tellurite resistance TerB family protein produces the protein MFDAKKLLDQFLGSQVPGVGGSVRDRAGEAMQTAKNNPMKSGAIAAVLLGTKTGRSIAGNALAIGGLAAIAGLGYQAYKNYQAGQAPAASSDAPSANNPVLLPPPVDSGFGPASPAGSNEFVLVLIRAMIAAAKADGHIDGAERALIMDKIKAADVSGEAAAFIERELASPTDIDAIVAAAVTEEQRVELYTASRLTIEPDSRAERGYLDLLAGRLGLADQLVDHIEATVSSAKTTLSQ
- a CDS encoding 2-dehydro-3-deoxy-phosphogluconate aldolase, giving the protein MGDKTEKLLSILKLQPVVPVLIVDDAKSAVPLARALVAGGLKAIEITMRTPAALEAVRAVAAEVEGAEVGAGTILNAAHWQAAVEAGSKFIVSPGTTQELLDAAADSDVPLLPGAATASEVMALREEGYQVLKFFPAEQAGGAAYLKALSSPLAGTLFCPTGSISLKNARDYLSLPNVVCVGGSWVAPKELVAAGDWAGITKLAAEAAALKA
- a CDS encoding CYTH domain-containing protein, coding for MAKEIERKFLVRSDGWRSAVETKSVLRQGYIASMDDRSVRVRILDGRKARLTIKIGRSAITRDEFEYDIPVADAEELLQNAIGIVIEKTRYRVPHEGFVWEVDVFAGEHRGLVIAEVEMAAETDKPALPLWLGREVTGDFRYSNQALATEYGHDRHGLSHSA
- a CDS encoding CHAD domain-containing protein; translated protein: MAYRIRPDADFTQAFRGVAAEQLESAITFLEERPDGAHEAIHSFRKNLKRLRSLYRLVAREVPDFQKQENARLRDAARSLSAIRDAAALIGTAQYLQHSARGKEESEALGRIVTILEGRRDWMAEAERGLEQRLIETSGVLKEAITALDGISFDGSHRRNARMLAKSWRRTARKAKAALAGCHGDASADNFHDLRKRTYDYRLYHALLRDIWPGAMKAKRDAAKELVEDLGHIHDLVVLCELVEAEPQLFTRNDDLAHLLDAIIFRQQEDRRQALVKAEAVFADDPDEESERIELLWLTVGN
- a CDS encoding VOC family protein; translation: MFAENAAMPSVLGLYETHLTVAGLKTSVDFYRDVVGLEPAASFEERKVAFLWVDDRKTGMLGLWESGTGPLKMRLHIAFRMTVDGVLQAPARLKAKGVEPLGFTGQPATEPVVLGWMPALSIYFKDPDGHPIEFISILDDAPDRNFGVQPLSEWKAKP
- a CDS encoding rhodanese-related sulfurtransferase; amino-acid sequence: MTDSQTHTSPFLVAALYHFVSLPRFASLQVPLQALCEENGVKGTLLLAHEGINGTIAGLDAGVHAVLAFLHAQPEFACLEHKESRASKMPFLRMKVKLKKEIVTMGVEDIDPNKVVGTYVAPKDWNALISDPDTIVIDTRNDYETAIGTFRGALDPKTKTFREFPDWVRRNTGLHNKPKVAMYCTGGIRCEKATAFMKAEGFDEVYHLKGGILKYLEEVPQEESLWDGACFVFDERVSVEHGLKEGEHRLCHACRNPITAEEIASPLYEEGVSCSHCYHTRTEDDRLRYRQRQHQIALAKKRGQRHIGS